From one Bacteroides eggerthii genomic stretch:
- a CDS encoding peptide chain release factor 3 encodes MASNNEIERRRTFAIIAHPDAGKTSLTEKLLLFGGQIQVAGAVKSNKIKKTATSDWMDIEKQRGISVTTSVMEFDYHDYKINILDTPGHQDFAEDTYRTLTAVDSVIIVVDGAKGVETQTRKLMEVCRMRNTPVIIFINKMDREAKDPFDLLDELEEELSIHVRPLTWPIESGARFKGVYNIYEHNLNLYQPSKQVVTEKVEVDINTEELDNQIGTQLADKLRGELELIDGVYPDFQVEEYLKGELAPVFFGSALNNFGVQELLDCFVEIAPSPRPVKAEEREVEPGEPKFTGFIFKITANIDPNHRSCIAFCKICSGKFTRNTPYLHVRHGKTMRFSSPTQFMAQRKTTIDEAWAGDIIGLPDNGTFKIGDTLTEGEMLHFKGLPSFSPEMFKYIENADPMKQKQLAKGIDQLMDEGVAQLFVNQFNGRKIIGTVGQLQFEVIQYRLENEYSAKCRWEPLSLYKACWIESDDPAELEAFKKRKYQYMAKDREGRDVFLADSGYVLQMAQMDFKNIKFHFTSEF; translated from the coding sequence ATGGCAAGTAACAACGAGATAGAACGTAGACGAACTTTCGCGATTATCGCGCATCCGGATGCCGGTAAGACATCACTGACTGAAAAGCTGCTGCTTTTTGGCGGTCAGATTCAGGTGGCCGGTGCAGTAAAGAGTAACAAGATAAAGAAAACGGCAACGTCCGACTGGATGGACATTGAAAAGCAGCGTGGTATATCCGTAACCACTTCTGTTATGGAATTTGACTATCATGATTATAAAATCAACATCCTCGATACTCCGGGCCACCAGGATTTTGCCGAAGATACGTATCGTACGTTGACTGCGGTGGACAGCGTTATCATTGTGGTGGACGGTGCGAAAGGTGTGGAAACCCAGACACGCAAGCTGATGGAAGTCTGCCGCATGCGCAATACTCCGGTGATTATCTTTATCAATAAAATGGACCGCGAAGCGAAGGACCCTTTCGACCTGCTGGATGAGCTGGAAGAGGAACTTTCCATCCATGTGCGTCCTTTGACATGGCCCATCGAGAGTGGCGCGCGCTTCAAAGGTGTCTACAATATCTACGAGCACAACCTGAATCTCTACCAGCCTTCCAAGCAGGTGGTGACGGAGAAGGTCGAAGTGGATATCAATACGGAAGAGCTGGACAATCAGATCGGGACCCAGTTGGCGGACAAGCTGCGCGGCGAACTGGAACTGATAGACGGTGTATATCCCGATTTTCAGGTGGAGGAATATCTGAAAGGTGAATTGGCTCCCGTATTCTTCGGTTCTGCCTTGAATAATTTCGGTGTGCAGGAGTTGCTGGACTGTTTTGTGGAAATAGCCCCCAGCCCCCGTCCGGTAAAGGCGGAAGAACGTGAGGTGGAGCCGGGCGAACCGAAGTTCACAGGTTTTATCTTCAAGATTACCGCCAATATCGACCCGAACCACCGTTCGTGCATCGCATTCTGCAAGATATGTTCCGGCAAGTTTACCCGCAATACGCCTTATCTGCATGTACGTCATGGCAAGACAATGCGTTTCTCGTCGCCCACGCAGTTCATGGCGCAGCGCAAAACGACCATTGACGAGGCATGGGCGGGAGACATCATCGGTCTGCCGGATAACGGTACGTTTAAGATTGGCGATACGCTGACAGAGGGTGAGATGCTCCACTTCAAGGGGCTCCCGAGCTTCTCGCCGGAGATGTTCAAGTACATCGAAAACGCCGATCCGATGAAGCAGAAGCAGCTTGCCAAAGGCATCGACCAGCTTATGGATGAAGGTGTGGCGCAGTTGTTCGTCAACCAGTTCAACGGGCGCAAGATCATCGGTACGGTAGGTCAGTTGCAGTTTGAGGTTATCCAGTACCGTTTGGAGAATGAATACAGTGCCAAATGCCGTTGGGAACCGCTGAGCCTGTACAAGGCCTGCTGGATTGAGAGTGACGACCCTGCGGAACTGGAGGCTTTCAAGAAGCGCAAATACCAGTATATGGCGAAGGACCGTGAGGGCAGGGACGTGTTCTTGGCAGATAGCGGCTACGTGTTGCAGATGGCGCAAATGGACTTCAAGAATATTAAGTTCCACTTTACGAGCGAATTCTAA
- the rfbD gene encoding dTDP-4-dehydrorhamnose reductase produces the protein MNILVTGANGQLGNEMRALSAENGQHTYFFTDVQELDICDEQAIRAFVSGNRVDVIVNCAAYTAVDKAEDNPELCDKLNHIAPGYLAAAAEACGAAMIQVSTDYVFDGTGHIPYTEDIAPCPNSVYGSTKLAGEQAVGEKCSRAMIIRTAWLYSIYGNNFVKTMIRLGNEREKLGVVFDQIGTPTYANDLARAIFAAINQGIVPGVYHFSDEGVCSWYDFTVAIHRMAGITSCKVSPLHTDEYPAKAPRPQYSVLDKTKIKKTFGIEIPHWEESLQVCIDKLAQQAD, from the coding sequence ATGAATATATTAGTAACCGGTGCCAACGGACAACTTGGTAATGAGATGCGGGCGCTTTCCGCTGAGAATGGGCAGCACACCTACTTTTTTACGGATGTTCAGGAACTGGATATATGTGACGAACAGGCCATACGCGCATTTGTGTCCGGCAACCGGGTGGATGTCATTGTGAACTGTGCAGCCTATACGGCGGTAGACAAGGCGGAGGATAATCCGGAGCTCTGCGACAAGCTGAACCATATAGCTCCCGGCTATCTGGCTGCAGCGGCTGAAGCCTGTGGCGCTGCCATGATACAGGTGTCTACGGACTATGTTTTCGATGGAACCGGGCATATTCCTTATACGGAAGACATTGCTCCTTGTCCCAACTCCGTCTATGGTTCCACAAAGCTGGCAGGCGAGCAAGCGGTCGGGGAGAAATGCAGTCGTGCCATGATTATCCGCACTGCATGGCTATATTCCATTTACGGCAATAATTTTGTAAAGACAATGATCCGCTTGGGCAATGAGCGTGAGAAACTGGGAGTTGTTTTCGACCAGATCGGCACGCCGACCTATGCCAACGATTTGGCCCGCGCCATCTTTGCGGCCATCAATCAGGGCATTGTTCCCGGTGTATATCATTTCAGTGACGAAGGTGTCTGTTCCTGGTATGATTTTACGGTGGCTATTCATCGCATGGCGGGTATCACCTCATGCAAAGTCAGTCCGCTGCATACGGATGAATATCCGGCTAAGGCTCCGCGTCCCCAATATTCCGTATTGGATAAGACGAAGATTAAAAAGACTTTCGGCATTGAGATTCCTCATTGGGAGGAGAGTCTGCAGGTCTGCATCGATAAGCTGGCACAGCAGGCAGACTGA
- a CDS encoding DUF4924 family protein gives MKISQQLKEKNIAEYLIYMWQVEDLIRANKCDIDFIRNNIISRYPAEEHAALEEWYGNLADMMRAEGVVEKGHLQINRNVIRNLTDLHAELLASTKYPFYNAAYFKALPFIVELRQKSGPKEESELETCFEALYGVLLLRLQKKEISQGTAKAVESISSFLSLLANYYDKDKKGELKLGDD, from the coding sequence GTGAAGATTTCGCAACAACTGAAAGAGAAGAACATTGCCGAATACCTTATATATATGTGGCAAGTGGAAGATTTGATTCGTGCCAACAAGTGCGATATTGATTTTATCCGCAATAATATCATCTCCCGCTATCCGGCGGAAGAGCATGCCGCCCTGGAAGAGTGGTACGGGAACCTTGCCGATATGATGCGTGCAGAAGGAGTGGTGGAGAAAGGACATCTGCAGATTAACCGCAACGTTATTCGTAACCTTACGGATTTGCATGCCGAGCTGCTGGCTTCCACGAAATACCCCTTTTATAATGCAGCATACTTCAAAGCGCTGCCTTTTATCGTAGAGTTGCGACAGAAGAGCGGGCCGAAAGAAGAGTCGGAGCTGGAGACGTGCTTCGAGGCGCTTTACGGGGTATTGTTGCTGCGCCTGCAGAAGAAGGAGATCAGTCAGGGCACTGCTAAGGCGGTGGAGTCTATCAGCAGTTTCCTTTCGTTGCTTGCCAACTACTACGACAAGGACAAGAAAGGCGAGTTGAAGCTGGGGGATGACTGA
- a CDS encoding LysE family translocator, which produces MIQIETIFDILWKGFIIGVIVSAPLGPVGVLCIQRTLNKGRWYGFVTGIGASLSDIAYALLTGYGMSFVFDYVNKNIFYLQLFGSILLLIFGIYTFRSNPVQSIRPVSTSKGSYFHNFITAFAVTLSNPLIIFLFVGLFARFAFVSEGVLVFEAVTGYLAIALGALTWWFGITFFVNKVRTQFNLRGIWMLNRIIGGIVMLVSAFGLVFTLMGESLY; this is translated from the coding sequence ATGATTCAGATAGAGACCATATTTGACATATTGTGGAAAGGGTTCATTATCGGTGTTATAGTATCTGCACCGTTGGGCCCGGTAGGAGTGCTGTGCATTCAGCGCACTTTGAATAAAGGGCGTTGGTATGGTTTTGTGACAGGCATAGGAGCTTCGTTGAGTGATATAGCCTATGCTTTGCTGACAGGTTACGGAATGAGTTTTGTCTTTGATTATGTCAACAAGAATATATTCTATCTGCAATTGTTTGGAAGTATCCTGTTGCTGATATTCGGTATTTATACGTTCCGCAGCAATCCGGTGCAGTCCATTCGCCCGGTATCCACCAGCAAAGGTTCTTATTTCCATAATTTTATCACAGCGTTTGCTGTCACCCTTTCCAATCCGCTTATTATCTTTCTTTTCGTGGGTCTGTTTGCACGCTTTGCTTTTGTAAGTGAGGGCGTATTGGTTTTTGAGGCTGTTACGGGATATCTTGCTATCGCATTGGGGGCATTGACCTGGTGGTTTGGCATAACTTTCTTCGTAAACAAGGTTCGTACGCAGTTCAACTTACGCGGAATCTGGATGCTGAATCGCATTATTGGCGGCATTGTCATGCTGGTATCTGCATTTGGACTGGTGTTTACGCTGATGGGCGAGTCGTTGTATTAG
- a CDS encoding LruC domain-containing protein: MKRYLKLLFAASIITLFNACETDVYDPEKIENTKDLVAPADFDWKTTQSLTYSITSKVNTVISVYTDKNCTDESLLIENFALKANEATEIPVNIPAYVTSIFVQYPTTDGQDVLEIKTNEAATRGNNKSVILPADKEIDKLLWDIRYHYPSKTSRGTLMFEDLYPSKGDYDFNDFVIGYNAEVFYSQIRNADILFNDGFKMSFQIRAIGGTTPYRPAIRLKGFAMKNIEGAKIEFHTTREGISMELLKKGRGANDDVIFVINGTESLRSGGYYNTDPEKPIDKDMPVVTCEVTKDNFGFGNYDISLQYELLAKELPRYFDFFIQNQDNLNEIHFKGFTPTGLGKQSPDTEFCSAENLVWGIAVPEEIAHPAERNDILNVYKGFKKWVTSGGQNNSNWYGQKPIGPVISLK, from the coding sequence ATGAAAAGATATCTAAAACTCTTATTTGCAGCAAGTATTATAACACTATTCAATGCCTGCGAAACCGATGTGTACGATCCTGAAAAGATAGAAAACACCAAGGATCTTGTAGCCCCGGCGGACTTTGACTGGAAAACCACCCAAAGCCTGACTTATTCTATAACTTCAAAAGTAAATACAGTGATATCTGTCTACACAGACAAGAACTGTACCGACGAGAGCCTGTTGATTGAGAACTTTGCTTTAAAAGCCAACGAGGCAACAGAAATTCCTGTAAACATTCCAGCATATGTAACCAGCATCTTCGTGCAATATCCCACGACAGACGGACAGGACGTACTGGAAATCAAGACAAACGAAGCTGCCACACGAGGCAACAATAAATCTGTCATCTTACCGGCTGACAAAGAGATAGACAAACTCCTGTGGGACATACGCTATCACTACCCAAGCAAAACAAGCAGAGGGACATTGATGTTCGAAGACCTCTATCCGTCAAAAGGAGATTACGACTTCAATGATTTTGTCATCGGATACAATGCAGAAGTTTTCTACTCTCAAATAAGGAATGCAGATATTTTATTTAACGACGGATTCAAGATGAGCTTCCAGATACGGGCCATTGGCGGCACAACACCCTATCGTCCGGCAATCCGCCTGAAAGGATTCGCCATGAAGAACATCGAGGGAGCCAAGATAGAATTCCACACAACCAGAGAAGGCATTAGTATGGAACTCCTGAAAAAAGGTCGCGGAGCAAATGATGACGTAATCTTCGTAATAAACGGTACAGAAAGCCTGCGTAGCGGCGGATATTACAACACAGATCCTGAAAAGCCGATAGACAAGGACATGCCCGTAGTCACCTGCGAGGTTACAAAAGACAACTTCGGCTTCGGGAATTATGATATCTCCTTGCAATATGAACTACTGGCAAAAGAACTTCCCCGTTATTTCGACTTCTTCATCCAGAACCAAGACAACCTGAATGAAATCCACTTCAAGGGATTCACTCCCACCGGTTTAGGCAAACAGTCACCCGATACAGAGTTCTGTTCTGCGGAGAACTTAGTTTGGGGCATAGCCGTTCCGGAAGAAATTGCTCACCCGGCAGAAAGGAATGACATTCTCAACGTATATAAAGGTTTCAAAAAATGGGTAACAAGCGGCGGACAGAACAACAGTAACTGGTACGGTCAAAAGCCCATAGGTCCTGTTATTTCATTAAAATAA